The following coding sequences lie in one Megalodesulfovibrio gigas DSM 1382 = ATCC 19364 genomic window:
- a CDS encoding polysaccharide deacetylase family protein, with amino-acid sequence MTISFKRRLKLLGAAALTRLGMPRLARRGQTLLVLCYHRVVPEDQAAAVLSSPYIVVREDSFARQMALLAAECAVVPLEDGLDLLARGQLPRRAVAITFDDGWKDTRTTALPILERHGLPALVYLTTGVIGTGRLFWQERLTHALRLLQAVDGSRNAPPPLPPDLAGLWQRAHHNGVLDSHRLTRLLKQSTPDAGERLATALLDGLGHPALPPEVHAANAMLDWDDVHAMQRRGVAFGSHTVDHVLLPAATPEVRAAQLEESRRVLRQRLGQEVRALAYPNGDHSLAVRRAAMAAGYTSAATLERGFNDESLDCLRVRRVNVYEGKTAGPRGFSPDLFRFILTAAL; translated from the coding sequence ATGACCATCTCATTCAAGCGCCGCCTCAAGCTGCTGGGGGCCGCCGCCCTGACCCGCCTGGGCATGCCGCGGCTGGCCCGGCGCGGGCAAACCCTGCTGGTGCTGTGCTACCATCGCGTGGTGCCCGAGGATCAGGCGGCGGCAGTGCTCAGTTCGCCGTATATCGTGGTCCGGGAAGACTCCTTTGCCCGACAGATGGCCCTGCTGGCCGCCGAATGCGCCGTGGTGCCCCTGGAAGACGGGCTGGATCTCCTGGCCCGCGGGCAACTGCCGCGCCGGGCCGTGGCCATCACCTTCGACGATGGCTGGAAAGACACCCGCACCACGGCCCTGCCCATCCTGGAGCGCCACGGCCTGCCGGCCCTGGTGTATCTGACCACCGGCGTCATCGGCACGGGCAGGCTCTTCTGGCAGGAACGGCTGACGCATGCCCTGCGACTGCTGCAGGCCGTGGACGGCTCCCGCAATGCGCCGCCCCCGCTTCCACCGGACCTGGCCGGCCTCTGGCAGCGCGCGCACCACAACGGCGTGCTGGATTCGCATCGGCTGACCCGATTGCTCAAGCAATCAACCCCGGATGCCGGCGAGCGTCTGGCCACAGCCCTGCTGGACGGGCTGGGGCATCCTGCCCTGCCCCCGGAGGTCCATGCGGCCAATGCCATGCTGGATTGGGATGACGTGCACGCCATGCAGCGCCGCGGCGTGGCCTTCGGCTCCCACACCGTGGACCATGTGCTGCTGCCGGCCGCCACGCCCGAGGTGCGCGCCGCCCAGTTGGAGGAATCCCGCCGCGTGCTGCGGCAGCGGCTGGGGCAGGAGGTCCGCGCCCTGGCCTATCCCAACGGCGACCACTCCCTGGCCGTGCGCCGGGCGGCCATGGCGGCCGGCTACACCAGCGCCGCCACCCTGGAGCGCGGCTTCAATGACGAATCCCTGGACTGCCTGCGGGTGCGCCGCGTCAACGTCTACGAAGGCAAGACCGCCGGCCCCCGGGGCTTCTCGCCGGATCTGTTCCGCTTCATCCTGACGGCTGCCCTGTAG